A single window of Vibrio gazogenes DNA harbors:
- a CDS encoding PLP-dependent cysteine synthase family protein, with product MSSNHGWIKQAIHQIMAEEAHHPETPLIKLPVPGLQNIDIYLKDESRHPTGSLKHRLARSLFLYALTNGLIGPDTPIIESSSGSTAISEAYFARMLGLPFYAVMPRTTARKKIELIEQYGGQAHFVDRAGDIYPAARQLAETLNGYYIDQFTYAERASDWRGSDNVAHAIFDQMAQERFPLPSWLVMSAGTGGTSATLGRHIHYRQYPTQLCVADCENSVFYDAFVHNNAQLTCQHSSRIEGIGRPRVEPSFIPGVIDTMMAVPDAASIATIYWLEKQTGRKAGPSTGTNLYATLKLAQKMQRNGESGSLVTLWCDDGERYLDCYYNPAWVRQHFGDITPYLTQLDSFERNGNFSADQQSKITPQPELQAGA from the coding sequence ATGTCCAGTAATCATGGTTGGATTAAGCAGGCAATTCATCAAATTATGGCCGAAGAAGCCCATCACCCAGAGACGCCGCTCATCAAACTGCCTGTCCCCGGTTTGCAGAACATCGATATTTACCTCAAAGATGAAAGCCGCCACCCGACCGGTTCACTGAAACACCGTTTGGCGCGATCACTATTTTTGTATGCTTTAACCAATGGATTGATCGGACCGGATACGCCGATTATTGAATCCTCTTCCGGTAGTACTGCCATCTCCGAAGCCTATTTTGCCCGGATGCTGGGCCTGCCGTTCTATGCCGTTATGCCACGAACCACTGCGCGTAAGAAAATTGAGCTGATCGAACAATATGGAGGCCAGGCCCACTTTGTCGATCGTGCTGGTGATATTTATCCGGCAGCCCGACAACTGGCTGAGACACTCAATGGATACTATATCGACCAGTTCACCTATGCAGAGCGGGCATCTGACTGGCGTGGCAGCGATAATGTCGCGCATGCGATTTTTGATCAGATGGCCCAAGAACGTTTCCCGCTACCAAGCTGGCTGGTGATGTCAGCCGGTACCGGCGGCACCTCTGCCACGCTGGGACGCCATATTCATTACCGCCAATATCCAACCCAACTGTGTGTAGCGGATTGTGAAAACTCCGTCTTTTACGATGCATTTGTCCACAATAATGCCCAACTGACTTGCCAACACAGTAGCCGGATTGAAGGGATTGGCCGCCCCAGAGTGGAGCCTAGCTTTATTCCCGGTGTAATCGACACCATGATGGCTGTCCCTGATGCTGCCAGTATCGCAACCATTTATTGGCTGGAAAAACAAACCGGCCGTAAAGCTGGTCCGTCAACAGGGACTAACCTCTATGCGACACTCAAACTCGCCCAGAAAATGCAACGTAACGGTGAAAGCGGCTCTCTCGTCACACTGTGGTGTGATGATGGTGAACGCTATCTGGACTGCTATTACAATCCAGCTTGGGTGCGTCAACATTTCGGTGATATCACACCTTATCTGACACAACTGGATTCATTTGAACGAAATGGGAATTTTTCTGCGGATCAGCAATCCAAGATCACACCTCAACCTGAATTACAGGCTGGGGCGTAA
- a CDS encoding serine O-acetyltransferase, whose product MKFIQLFFRWLTTQHPEKRIRYNVQLMLFCQGKGQKRLRKYFQRKIYYNHSCDISCTSKIDKSVTFHHPLGIIIGDKAVISENVRIYQQVTIGSKMVGNEMPVIKENVKIYAGAKLLGGITIGAGSIIGANSTITKSVPERHLAVGYNRIIPLDEELTVQAVSNNEVVLNNKATDAALLL is encoded by the coding sequence ATGAAGTTCATTCAATTGTTTTTTCGTTGGCTAACAACTCAACATCCAGAAAAACGAATACGCTACAATGTTCAGCTCATGTTGTTTTGTCAAGGAAAGGGCCAGAAAAGGCTAAGAAAATATTTTCAGCGGAAAATATATTACAATCATTCGTGTGACATTAGTTGTACTTCAAAAATAGATAAATCCGTCACTTTTCATCATCCATTGGGGATAATTATAGGTGATAAAGCAGTGATTAGTGAGAACGTCAGAATATATCAACAAGTCACGATTGGTTCAAAAATGGTTGGTAACGAAATGCCAGTTATCAAGGAGAACGTGAAGATTTACGCTGGAGCAAAGTTGCTTGGTGGTATTACTATTGGTGCGGGCTCGATTATTGGAGCAAATTCAACAATAACCAAGTCTGTACCGGAGCGACATCTGGCTGTTGGATATAATCGTATTATCCCGTTAGATGAAGAGCTGACCGTTCAAGCTGTTTCAAATAATGAAGTTGTTTTAAATAATAAGGCAACAGATGCCGCCTTATTATTGTGA
- the menE gene encoding o-succinylbenzoate--CoA ligase, whose product MINDAPDPNAPWLRWAIERPTAIALKVAQQTYTWQAVAEKVAAIAAALQQQGVAADDIVTLVGKNHPDAVWVFLARLHAGALSALLPPQPTAMLQRKLETIYRPSQTMWLFCADPSEAAALQMQLPDCRMVDCQPAPSVVKPANYHPEQLSSLIFTSGSTGEPKAVAHTSRQHFASAQGLLSQFHFSASDTWLLSLPVYHVSGLSIIYRWLRAGACLRIGRIEDCDMTDVTHASLVPTQLQRLLDQPIPHALTHVLLGGSHIPPELAHRAAALGIETWLGYGMTEAASTVTAKRVDGRESCGSVLPLRQVRIDHERIYISGDTLACGYYRQGTLTPLCDDSGWFDSKDMGYWHAQELHVTGRVDNLFISGGENIHCEEIEAVLVRHPQIDIAVVVPVADATYGARPVAVIGCEQGWQSMGADIHAWLEGRLEKFKWPDDYYRLPEYFYMEGRTQGIKISRAAVKTWLNAEIKMCCDPDKQL is encoded by the coding sequence ATGATCAATGATGCCCCTGACCCGAACGCCCCGTGGCTGCGCTGGGCAATTGAACGGCCGACAGCCATTGCGCTGAAAGTCGCGCAGCAAACTTATACGTGGCAAGCGGTGGCTGAGAAAGTTGCCGCCATTGCAGCAGCACTACAGCAACAAGGCGTCGCTGCCGACGATATCGTCACATTGGTCGGCAAGAACCATCCCGATGCCGTCTGGGTGTTTCTGGCGAGGTTACATGCCGGGGCGTTGAGTGCCTTGTTGCCGCCACAGCCGACTGCCATGTTGCAGCGTAAACTGGAGACGATCTATCGTCCGAGTCAAACCATGTGGCTGTTCTGTGCCGATCCCAGTGAGGCTGCAGCATTGCAGATGCAGTTGCCGGACTGTCGCATGGTTGATTGTCAGCCCGCTCCCAGTGTCGTTAAGCCCGCCAACTACCATCCTGAGCAATTGAGCTCATTAATCTTTACTTCCGGTTCGACCGGTGAGCCAAAGGCGGTTGCCCATACGTCTCGCCAGCATTTCGCCTCTGCGCAGGGGTTGTTATCTCAGTTTCATTTCTCCGCCAGTGACACTTGGTTATTGAGTCTGCCTGTTTATCATGTGTCCGGGTTGTCGATTATTTATCGCTGGTTACGAGCGGGCGCTTGTCTGCGGATCGGACGCATTGAAGATTGTGATATGACCGATGTGACCCATGCTTCGCTGGTGCCGACTCAGTTACAGCGACTGCTAGATCAACCGATTCCTCACGCACTGACACATGTGTTGCTCGGTGGGAGCCATATTCCGCCGGAACTTGCCCATCGAGCAGCTGCGCTCGGCATTGAAACATGGCTGGGGTATGGCATGACGGAAGCGGCATCAACGGTTACTGCCAAACGTGTCGATGGTCGCGAGAGTTGTGGCAGCGTATTGCCTTTGCGTCAGGTGAGAATTGACCACGAACGGATTTATATCAGCGGTGACACGCTGGCTTGCGGTTATTATCGCCAGGGGACGCTGACACCGCTGTGTGACGATTCCGGCTGGTTCGACAGCAAGGACATGGGGTATTGGCATGCACAAGAACTTCATGTCACCGGTCGGGTTGATAATCTGTTTATCTCCGGTGGAGAGAACATCCATTGCGAAGAAATTGAAGCGGTTTTGGTCCGACATCCGCAGATTGATATTGCAGTGGTGGTACCTGTTGCTGATGCAACCTATGGGGCGCGTCCGGTCGCGGTGATTGGGTGTGAACAGGGTTGGCAGTCGATGGGCGCAGACATCCATGCGTGGCTTGAGGGACGGTTGGAGAAATTTAAATGGCCGGATGATTATTACCGATTGCCTGAATATTTTTATATGGAAGGCCGTACGCAAGGGATTAAAATTTCTCGTGCTGCGGTCAAAACGTGGCTGAATGCTGAAATCAAGATGTGCTGCGATCCAGACAAGCAGTTATGA
- a CDS encoding Lrp/AsnC family transcriptional regulator yields the protein MQLDKTDKHLLRLLQQNADWSLNELAEAVHLTTTPCWKRLKKLEEMGVIHKRVALLDPEKLGLNFTAYVMLKTSNHSHEWYVRFVEIASEFPEVMEFYRMAGEYDYMMKVVVKDMRCFDEFYKQLVNRVEGLSDVTSTFAMESLKYTTELPLS from the coding sequence ATGCAGTTGGATAAAACCGATAAACACTTACTGCGACTGTTACAGCAGAATGCGGATTGGTCTTTGAATGAACTTGCCGAGGCGGTTCATCTGACAACGACACCATGCTGGAAACGGTTAAAGAAGCTTGAAGAAATGGGTGTGATTCACAAGCGAGTCGCATTGCTGGATCCGGAAAAACTGGGATTAAACTTCACAGCCTACGTGATGCTCAAAACCAGTAATCACTCGCATGAGTGGTATGTCCGTTTTGTTGAAATTGCCTCAGAGTTTCCTGAAGTGATGGAGTTTTACCGGATGGCGGGGGAGTACGACTATATGATGAAAGTTGTGGTGAAAGATATGCGTTGCTTTGATGAATTTTACAAACAGCTGGTCAATCGTGTTGAAGGATTGAGTGATGTGACCTCAACCTTTGCGATGGAGTCACTGAAATATACCACGGAGCTGCCCTTATCATGA
- a CDS encoding MFS transporter: MSHTTSSLLSSRRFLPYFITQFFGAFNDNVFKNTLLLFVAFSSAGQLAISSTLFINLAAGLFILPFFLFSASSGVLADQLEKSQLIRKIKMLEVVIMSLAAIGFITHSYLILLLLLFLMGTQSALFGPVKYALLPQQLKPDELMSGNALVETGTFLAILLGTLLAGVIASTPSAEYIAAGAVVIVALCGYLASCYIPNAPATAPSQRFQWRPISQTRNTLRIAKQDPVIHRTILIISWFWFMGATYLTQFPNFTRDFLHGNEGAVSWLLTLFSVGIALGSLLCDRLSRHRIELGLVPLACLGISLFGYGLADGVPDALPHTMDFTTFITHTGLWPLFVSLLLLGVSGGMFIVPLYTLLQQRAHPDQRAQVIAALNIYNALFMVISAILAIVVLSLLQWSIPELFLLLSLINLGVAVYLLYKRPIETLRFVLACLAKLCYRVRYRNLHHLPPQGGALIICNHVTYLDALILSAASPRLIRFVMEADYTTVPLIRPVLNRAGVIPICASHGKTIRKAFVQIEQALQQGELVCIFPEGRLSSDGEIGPFLRGLDHIIQHTSAPIIPMALKGMWGSYFSRHRGRACRGFPQRFRAKIEVEAAPPIVATDTSSEQLQQHVAQLRGAWR, encoded by the coding sequence ATGTCTCATACGACTTCATCACTGCTCTCTTCCCGGCGTTTTTTGCCTTATTTTATCACCCAGTTTTTCGGGGCGTTTAACGACAATGTGTTTAAAAATACCCTGTTGTTGTTTGTTGCATTCAGCAGTGCCGGACAACTGGCGATTTCAAGCACTCTGTTTATTAATCTCGCGGCCGGTTTATTTATTCTGCCTTTCTTTTTATTTTCTGCATCTTCCGGTGTGCTTGCGGATCAACTGGAAAAAAGCCAACTGATCCGAAAAATTAAGATGTTAGAAGTGGTCATCATGAGTCTGGCCGCTATCGGATTCATCACCCATAGTTATCTTATTCTGCTCTTGCTGCTTTTTCTGATGGGGACGCAGTCTGCCTTATTCGGCCCGGTCAAATATGCTTTACTGCCACAACAACTCAAACCAGATGAACTGATGAGCGGCAATGCGCTGGTTGAAACCGGAACGTTTTTAGCCATCTTGCTGGGCACCTTACTGGCCGGTGTGATAGCTTCAACCCCGAGCGCAGAATACATCGCGGCGGGAGCCGTCGTGATCGTCGCCCTGTGCGGCTATCTGGCAAGTTGCTACATTCCCAATGCCCCGGCAACCGCGCCGAGTCAACGGTTTCAGTGGCGTCCTATCTCACAGACACGTAACACGCTGCGGATTGCCAAACAGGATCCCGTGATCCACCGGACCATTCTGATCATCAGCTGGTTCTGGTTTATGGGAGCGACGTATCTGACCCAGTTTCCCAACTTCACACGCGATTTCCTCCACGGCAACGAAGGCGCGGTCTCTTGGCTGTTGACGCTGTTCTCCGTAGGTATTGCACTCGGCTCACTCCTATGTGACCGTCTTTCACGCCATCGTATTGAACTCGGACTTGTGCCACTGGCCTGCTTGGGAATCTCACTCTTTGGTTACGGTTTGGCCGACGGCGTGCCGGACGCACTCCCCCACACGATGGACTTTACAACCTTTATTACCCACACCGGGCTGTGGCCGCTCTTTGTGAGTCTATTATTACTGGGCGTCTCCGGTGGGATGTTTATCGTCCCCTTATACACGTTATTGCAACAACGCGCCCATCCGGACCAACGTGCTCAAGTGATTGCAGCCCTCAATATCTACAACGCACTGTTTATGGTCATCAGCGCGATTTTAGCTATTGTCGTCCTGTCATTGCTGCAATGGTCAATCCCCGAGCTGTTTTTGTTACTCTCGCTGATCAATCTGGGCGTTGCCGTTTATTTACTGTACAAGCGACCGATTGAGACACTACGTTTCGTGCTGGCATGTCTGGCAAAGCTATGCTACCGCGTTCGTTACCGCAATCTGCATCATCTCCCGCCGCAAGGAGGTGCTCTGATTATCTGTAACCACGTTACGTATCTGGACGCGCTGATTCTCAGTGCCGCTTCACCGCGCTTGATCCGCTTTGTGATGGAAGCCGATTACACCACTGTGCCGCTGATTCGGCCAGTCTTGAATCGTGCAGGCGTTATCCCGATCTGTGCTTCACACGGCAAAACGATTCGCAAAGCGTTTGTCCAGATTGAACAGGCACTTCAACAAGGAGAGCTGGTCTGTATTTTTCCTGAAGGACGCCTTTCGTCAGACGGTGAAATCGGGCCATTTCTACGCGGTCTGGACCACATTATTCAACACACCAGCGCTCCGATCATTCCGATGGCACTGAAAGGAATGTGGGGCAGTTATTTCAGTCGTCACCGCGGCCGTGCTTGTCGTGGGTTCCCCCAACGCTTCAGAGCCAAGATTGAAGTAGAAGCGGCACCGCCAATCGTTGCGACCGACACCAGCAGTGAGCAGTTACAGCAACACGTTGCGCAGTTAAGAGGGGCATGGCGGTAG
- a CDS encoding YeiH family protein has translation MAPLFRRLFSRTFSCETSDALKNACQIKNIPFVLGLLACTTAYITSPTALVIGFFLTTLGMVPQGIPLAKITKKLLAYSIIGLGFGIPLQTALTVTTHGLGLIVASLFTTLLIGWFVSVRVGLMRKTGYLIASGTAICGGSAIAAVAPAIDADDDQIGLALGTIFVLNSLALFIFPAIGHLLNMSQETFGTWAAIAIHDTSSVVGAASAYGETALKTATTLKLARALWIIPVTFVSTFLFRSESRKITIPYFILFYCAAIVFHDQFPQFSAIYHGIFALAKQTLVICLFLIGCSLSLSKLRQAGPRPLLFGVGLWVLISVSSLSWIMLAQ, from the coding sequence ATGGCCCCTTTATTCCGTCGTTTGTTCAGCCGTACTTTTTCATGCGAAACCTCTGACGCGCTCAAAAATGCTTGTCAGATCAAAAACATTCCGTTTGTACTTGGATTACTGGCCTGTACGACCGCTTATATCACCTCGCCTACAGCACTGGTCATCGGTTTTTTTCTGACCACGTTGGGCATGGTTCCGCAAGGGATTCCTTTAGCCAAAATCACTAAAAAGCTCCTCGCTTATTCGATAATCGGCCTCGGATTCGGTATTCCGCTGCAAACGGCACTGACCGTCACAACACATGGTTTGGGGTTAATCGTTGCCAGCTTGTTCACGACCTTGCTGATCGGCTGGTTTGTCAGTGTCCGGGTTGGACTGATGCGTAAAACCGGTTATCTGATTGCCTCAGGGACTGCGATTTGCGGTGGGAGTGCCATTGCTGCTGTTGCACCCGCCATCGATGCAGATGATGACCAGATTGGTCTCGCACTGGGGACGATTTTTGTCCTCAATTCACTGGCTTTATTTATTTTCCCGGCCATTGGTCATCTGCTCAATATGAGTCAGGAAACATTCGGCACCTGGGCTGCCATTGCCATTCATGATACGTCTTCCGTCGTCGGTGCGGCATCTGCTTATGGAGAAACAGCACTCAAAACCGCAACAACGTTAAAACTGGCTCGTGCTCTCTGGATTATTCCGGTGACATTCGTCAGTACCTTTTTATTTCGTAGCGAATCACGAAAAATCACTATTCCTTACTTCATTTTGTTCTATTGTGCTGCGATTGTTTTTCATGATCAGTTCCCGCAATTCTCCGCCATTTATCATGGCATCTTTGCGCTGGCGAAACAGACCTTAGTCATTTGTCTGTTTTTGATTGGTTGTAGTCTGTCATTGAGTAAGTTACGTCAGGCAGGTCCGAGACCGTTACTTTTCGGCGTCGGTTTATGGGTGCTTATCTCGGTATCATCACTGAGTTGGATCATGCTCGCTCAGTGA
- a CDS encoding YbaY family lipoprotein: MMKPNNQWCLLLSLLCVFLSSAGQAHSQTQAHEPRIEHMTGTLLGDYPLPKNVFVVVTLNDQTQHDQVIAKYQFHGDGLTLPIDFQLAYSDSNIRPNHRYCIQAKIFERGNVRYFGTGMATELALEPSVYDGQIQMTAVKSASSH, translated from the coding sequence ATGATGAAACCTAACAATCAATGGTGCCTTTTGTTGTCCCTTCTCTGTGTTTTTCTCAGCAGTGCGGGACAGGCACACTCACAAACTCAAGCCCATGAACCTCGTATTGAACATATGACGGGCACATTACTCGGTGATTATCCATTACCGAAAAATGTGTTCGTGGTGGTGACCCTCAATGATCAAACGCAACATGATCAAGTCATTGCGAAATACCAGTTTCATGGTGATGGTTTAACATTGCCGATTGACTTTCAACTCGCTTATTCCGATTCGAACATCCGACCAAATCATCGCTATTGCATTCAGGCGAAGATTTTTGAACGAGGCAATGTCCGGTATTTCGGTACGGGGATGGCAACAGAGCTTGCGCTTGAACCGTCCGTCTATGATGGTCAGATCCAAATGACAGCGGTGAAAAGTGCATCATCACATTGA
- a CDS encoding MGMT family protein yields MAHSDDKQQFLAQVFTVIHQIPAGKVSTYGDVAKMAGYPGYARHVGKALGQLPKGSTLPWFRVINSKGEISLSGPDYERQRAELVAEGIPISSRGKISLRSYRWQPGSM; encoded by the coding sequence ATGGCTCACTCCGATGATAAACAGCAGTTTCTCGCTCAGGTATTTACCGTGATTCACCAAATCCCGGCCGGTAAAGTCAGCACCTATGGTGATGTGGCTAAAATGGCAGGTTATCCGGGCTACGCGCGCCATGTCGGTAAAGCGCTGGGGCAACTGCCCAAAGGCTCGACACTCCCTTGGTTTCGGGTGATTAATAGTAAGGGTGAGATTTCACTGTCCGGTCCGGATTACGAACGACAACGCGCTGAATTAGTCGCAGAAGGGATACCAATCAGCAGCCGCGGCAAGATTTCACTGCGCAGCTACCGCTGGCAACCCGGTTCAATGTGA
- the tesB gene encoding acyl-CoA thioesterase II, which translates to MSEALNNLLELLQLEKLEEGLYRGNSEHLGLPQVYGGQVIGQALSAARYTVDPERTVHSFHSYFLHPGDPEKPIVYDVEKLRDGRNFSTRRVKAIQNGRPIFYLTASYHGEGTGFEHQNTMPDIPGPENYASETELMNQIAHRISEPAKKMFCREKPIEIRPVHVVNPFKPEKIEPKQYLWIRANSKLPSDQLLHQYLLAYASDWGFLITALQPHAVTMMTPGFQVATIDHSMWYHRPFNMDEWLLFVIESPSATYGRGLVRGEIYNQQGDLVASAVQEGVMRFLDHASPKQSDDSDQSNNT; encoded by the coding sequence ATGAGCGAAGCTCTCAATAATTTACTCGAACTTTTACAATTAGAAAAACTAGAGGAAGGACTCTACCGGGGCAACAGTGAACATCTCGGGTTACCTCAGGTTTATGGTGGACAAGTGATCGGTCAGGCGCTCTCTGCTGCCCGCTATACCGTCGATCCTGAGCGGACAGTCCATTCATTTCATAGCTACTTTCTTCATCCGGGTGATCCGGAAAAACCGATTGTTTATGATGTAGAAAAGCTCAGAGACGGGCGTAATTTCAGTACCCGACGCGTGAAAGCGATTCAAAATGGCCGACCGATTTTTTATCTGACCGCGTCATACCACGGTGAAGGAACCGGCTTCGAACACCAAAACACGATGCCTGACATTCCCGGTCCGGAAAATTATGCTTCTGAAACTGAGTTGATGAATCAAATTGCCCATCGCATCTCCGAACCTGCCAAGAAGATGTTTTGTCGAGAGAAACCGATTGAAATTCGTCCGGTGCATGTGGTGAACCCGTTCAAGCCGGAAAAAATCGAACCCAAGCAGTATCTGTGGATCCGGGCTAACAGCAAGTTACCGAGTGATCAATTGCTCCATCAATACCTGCTCGCCTACGCCTCTGACTGGGGCTTTTTGATCACAGCATTGCAGCCACATGCTGTCACGATGATGACACCGGGATTTCAAGTCGCAACCATTGACCACTCGATGTGGTATCACCGCCCGTTCAATATGGATGAGTGGCTATTGTTTGTGATTGAGAGTCCGAGTGCTACCTATGGCCGTGGATTGGTACGGGGTGAAATCTACAATCAGCAAGGTGATTTGGTTGCCAGTGCGGTACAAGAAGGTGTGATGCGCTTTCTCGATCACGCCAGTCCAAAGCAATCCGATGACAGTGATCAATCCAATAACACTTAA
- a CDS encoding Tim44 domain-containing protein, translating into MKRFLSLMTLIIVSVAVMPVADAKKFGGGRSLGNSFKTAPASKQQYSNTNTQNNKAGQTQNAGRKGLMGGLMGGLLAGGLLAAFFGGAFEGIQFMDILIIGLVAYFIFKLLRGVLAAKQGSMNQQQPAFGGNAHRQSHVHSFEQPDYAAGGRGFGADAASDVPHRYPPEFDRTAFLNGAREHYRILQGAWNHNELDTIREYVSVSLFEDLKAEREKLIGEQHTDVMYVDAEFVRADYDANRAQLSLQFSGRYRDAVEGTEEEIQDIWHLERDLTVPNAPWLIVGIQG; encoded by the coding sequence ATGAAACGTTTTTTATCGTTGATGACTCTAATCATTGTTTCAGTGGCGGTCATGCCGGTTGCTGATGCAAAAAAATTCGGTGGTGGTCGCTCTTTAGGCAATAGCTTCAAAACAGCGCCAGCATCAAAGCAACAGTACAGCAACACCAACACACAGAACAATAAGGCAGGGCAGACTCAAAATGCCGGACGCAAAGGACTGATGGGGGGACTCATGGGTGGTTTGCTGGCTGGTGGTCTGTTAGCAGCCTTCTTTGGTGGTGCTTTCGAAGGTATCCAGTTCATGGATATCCTGATTATCGGGTTAGTGGCGTATTTTATCTTCAAACTATTGCGCGGGGTGCTGGCGGCCAAGCAGGGCAGTATGAATCAGCAGCAACCGGCATTTGGCGGAAACGCTCATCGACAGTCTCATGTGCACAGCTTTGAACAACCTGATTATGCCGCAGGTGGTCGTGGATTTGGTGCCGATGCTGCCAGCGATGTACCACACCGTTATCCGCCAGAGTTTGACCGGACGGCCTTTCTCAATGGTGCCCGGGAACACTATCGCATCTTGCAGGGGGCATGGAATCACAATGAGTTAGACACCATTCGTGAATATGTTTCTGTCAGTTTGTTTGAAGACTTGAAAGCAGAACGGGAGAAGCTTATCGGTGAGCAACATACTGATGTGATGTATGTCGACGCTGAATTTGTCCGGGCTGACTACGATGCAAACCGCGCCCAGTTAAGCTTACAATTCTCAGGGCGTTACCGTGATGCGGTAGAAGGCACTGAAGAAGAGATTCAGGATATCTGGCATCTTGAACGGGACTTAACCGTGCCGAATGCACCTTGGCTGATTGTCGGTATTCAAGGTTAA
- a CDS encoding hydrolase, with protein MMLTLNPHETALILIDLQHGILAPQRYPHPSDDILTRCQSLAARFRQHGATVVGVNVGWSADQQDYPPGVVDEPTPAPDAMAHWMTLADGVVQDGDLRITKRQWGAFTGTELDMQLRRRGIRHLVVVGIATNMGVESTLRHGWELGYNMITIENACSSFSAEFHHMAFETIFPRLARVLPSGDVLHFA; from the coding sequence ATGATGCTGACATTGAATCCTCATGAAACCGCATTGATTCTGATCGATTTACAACATGGCATACTCGCACCGCAACGCTATCCACATCCCTCAGATGACATACTAACCCGGTGTCAATCTCTGGCAGCGCGTTTTCGCCAGCACGGTGCAACAGTTGTCGGCGTCAATGTCGGTTGGTCTGCCGACCAACAGGATTACCCACCCGGCGTGGTTGATGAACCGACACCGGCACCGGACGCAATGGCGCACTGGATGACACTGGCTGATGGCGTGGTTCAAGACGGTGATTTACGGATCACCAAACGGCAATGGGGCGCATTTACCGGAACAGAGCTGGATATGCAGCTCCGCAGACGTGGGATTCGTCATCTTGTTGTCGTTGGTATCGCCACCAATATGGGTGTGGAATCAACCCTGCGTCACGGTTGGGAGCTCGGATATAACATGATCACCATCGAAAATGCTTGTAGCTCATTCTCGGCTGAATTTCACCACATGGCTTTTGAAACCATTTTCCCGCGACTGGCCCGGGTTCTACCTAGCGGTGATGTCCTGCACTTCGCTTAA
- a CDS encoding TetR/AcrR family transcriptional regulator, translated as MARRNDHTREELIQLTLEHVKTFLTNHSYHELSLRKVAAMIGYVPSTLVNVFGNYNLLLLHAVAQTLDELIEDARQAVGQSTDHRDALFQLAYCYHDFAQRHTFRWQLIFEHNMNGEDLPEWQTQRIDHMTDILETLLQQLAPQRSAEEITTTSRVLWAGVHGITLLSVDDKFFASSPIDGNELIHNLLTHYLKAW; from the coding sequence ATGGCCAGAAGAAACGATCACACGCGAGAAGAGCTCATTCAACTGACATTGGAACATGTCAAAACATTTCTAACCAATCACTCCTATCATGAGCTGAGCTTACGCAAAGTCGCTGCTATGATTGGGTATGTCCCCAGTACATTAGTCAATGTGTTCGGTAACTATAACCTCCTGTTATTACACGCTGTCGCTCAAACACTCGATGAGCTGATTGAAGACGCCCGACAAGCCGTCGGTCAGAGTACCGATCACCGCGACGCCTTGTTTCAGCTCGCCTACTGCTATCACGATTTTGCCCAACGCCATACCTTCCGCTGGCAACTGATTTTTGAACACAATATGAATGGCGAAGATCTGCCCGAATGGCAGACTCAAAGAATCGATCACATGACAGACATACTGGAAACCCTCTTACAACAGTTGGCACCACAACGTTCAGCAGAAGAGATTACCACCACCAGTCGTGTATTGTGGGCCGGTGTCCACGGCATCACGTTACTGAGTGTCGATGATAAATTCTTTGCTTCCTCACCAATTGATGGCAATGAACTGATTCATAATCTACTGACTCATTATCTCAAGGCTTGGTAA